The Ictidomys tridecemlineatus isolate mIctTri1 chromosome 6, mIctTri1.hap1, whole genome shotgun sequence genome includes a region encoding these proteins:
- the Inhbc gene encoding inhibin beta C chain, translated as MTSSCLLTFLLLASATVASLRGGSQCPACEGPTMDLGSQRELLLDLAKRNILDNLHLTQRPTLNRPVARAALRTALQHLHGPPQGTLLEDDRGQEYEIISFAETGLSNINQTRLSFHFSDRTSGGMEIQQASLMFFIQLPPNTTWTMNMRVLVLNPRDPNLTLATQQLLEMDTTGWHQLLLGPEAQAACSQGHLTLELVPEGQVAPNSIILDGAAHRPFVSARVRVGGKHRVRRRGIDCQGGSRMCCRQEFFVDFREIGWQDWIIQPEGYAMNFCTGQCPLHVAGMPGIAASFHTAVLSLLKANTATGTAGGGSCCVPTARRPLSLLYYDRDSNIVKTDIPDMVVEACGCS; from the exons ATGACCTCCTCATGTCTCCTGACCTTTCTACTTCTGGCTTCAGCTACAGTGGCCAGTCTCAGAGGTGGCAGTCAGTGCCCAGCTTGTGAGGGGCCTACCATGGACCTGGGGAGCCAGCGGGAGCTGCTTCTTGACCTGGCCAAGAGAAACATCCTGGACAATCTGCACCTCACCCAGCGCCCAACCCTAAACCGTCCTGTGGCCAGAGCTGCTCTGAGGACCGCACTGCAGCACCTCCATGGTCCCCCCCAGGGAACACTTCTGGAGGACGACAGGGGACAAGAATATGAGATCATCAGCTTTGCTGAGACAG GCCTCTCCAACATCAACCAGACTCGTCTTAGTTTCCACTTCTCTGATAGAACTTCTGGTGGCATGGAGATCCAGCAGGCCAGCCTCATGTTCTTTATACAGCTCCCTCCCAATACCACTTGGACTATGAACATGAGGGTCCTTGTGTTGAATCCACGTGACCCCAACCTCACCTTGGCTACTCAGCAGCTGCTAGAGATGGATACCACTGGCTGGCACCAGCTCCTCCTGGGGCCTGAAGCTCAAGCTGCCTGTAGCCAAGGGCACCTTACCCTAGAACTAGTACCTGAAGGCCAGGTAGCCCCCAACTCAATCATCCTGGATGGAGCTGCCCATAGGCCTTTTGTGTCAGCCCGGGTAAGAGTTGGGGGCAAGCACCGGGTTCGCAGACGAGGCATCGACTGCCAGGGAGGGTCCAGGATGTGCTGTCGACAAGAGTTCTTTGTAGACTTCCGTGAGATTGGCTGGCAAGACTGGATCATCCAGCCTGAGGGCTATGCAATGAACTTCTGCACAGGGCAGTGCCCACTACATGTGGCTGGGATGCCTGGCATTGCTGCCTCCTTTCACACTGCAGTGCTCAGTCTGCTCAAAGCCAACACGGCTACTGGAACTGCTGGAGGGGGTTCATGCTGTGTGCCCACAGCCCGGCGTCCCCTGTCTTTGCTCTACTATGACAGGGACAGCAACATTGTCAAGACCGACATACCTGACATGGTGGTAGAAGCCTGTGGGTGCAGTTAG